One genomic region from Candidatus Methylomirabilota bacterium encodes:
- a CDS encoding cyclophilin-like fold protein, translating to MSQKILIKAGNVTTEGVLNDTPTANAIWENLPLTGKANIWGDEIYFATPVKEGLEPTAKEVVEKGDLGYWPPGRAFCIFFGPTPASTGAEIRPASAVNIIGRVEGDPTVFKKVKEGARVQIDPA from the coding sequence CCGAAGGGGTCCTCAACGACACCCCCACCGCCAATGCCATCTGGGAGAACCTTCCTCTGACCGGCAAGGCGAACATTTGGGGAGACGAGATCTATTTCGCAACCCCGGTCAAGGAGGGATTGGAACCGACTGCCAAAGAGGTCGTGGAGAAGGGGGATCTGGGATATTGGCCTCCCGGCCGAGCTTTCTGCATCTTCTTCGGGCCTACCCCAGCCAGCACCGGAGCCGAGATCCGACCCGCGAGCGCGGTCAACATCATCGGTCGCGTCGAGGGGGACCCCACCGTCTTCAAAAAGGTCAAAGAGGGGGCCCGGGTTCAGATTGACCCCGCCTGA
- a CDS encoding methyltransferase domain-containing protein, translated as MRSSWHLSQKTVSQAYALVSPVYDLVFNRIFYPGRVEAIKVLEPGPEDRILEVGIGTGLNLPLYPHYHRLVGMDLSGQMLRKAQARICELNAPHVSLTVMDAMRMGFAENAFDHVLATYVISVVPDPTQVLQEIKRVCRPKGHIVILNHFKSEHPVMGRLEGLMAPILTRTGLFKPDLQLTPLLEQVGLIPDQIQRVNLFSGWRLIRCINAKETSPEVGPIEGGTDGL; from the coding sequence ATGCGTTCAAGTTGGCATCTCTCGCAGAAGACGGTCTCGCAGGCGTATGCCCTTGTCTCTCCCGTATACGATCTCGTCTTCAACCGGATCTTTTATCCCGGGCGGGTCGAGGCCATCAAGGTCTTGGAACCCGGCCCGGAGGATCGGATCCTCGAGGTAGGGATCGGTACCGGTCTCAACCTTCCCCTGTACCCCCATTACCACCGACTGGTGGGGATGGATCTCTCCGGGCAGATGCTCCGAAAGGCCCAAGCGCGAATCTGCGAGCTCAACGCTCCCCACGTCAGTCTCACCGTAATGGATGCTATGCGAATGGGCTTCGCGGAAAATGCGTTTGATCACGTCCTCGCTACTTACGTCATTAGCGTCGTCCCGGATCCGACCCAGGTCCTTCAGGAGATCAAGCGGGTATGCCGGCCGAAGGGCCACATCGTCATTCTGAACCACTTCAAGAGTGAGCATCCGGTCATGGGACGGCTCGAAGGATTGATGGCCCCCATCCTCACCCGAACGGGTCTGTTCAAACCGGACCTTCAACTTACCCCGCTCCTGGAGCAAGTAGGTCTCATCCCGGATCAGATTCAGCGTGTCAACCTGTTCAGCGGGTGGCGGCTGATCCGGTGCATCAACGCCAAGGAGACGTCCCCAGAGGTCGGGCCAATCGAAGGAGGTACAGATGGCTTATAG
- a CDS encoding bifunctional nuclease family protein, translating into MAYSFSSRRLVLLLSLLFLGTTLVLGHAQEGGKLQEMEVLGVTADGRGQPRILLRSKSDKRGLTMVIGQFEAVGIALPLEGVTPPRPYTHDLILDLFRRFDITLVRAVITELKENTYYANLVLQVDGREVLVDSRPSDAVALALRIDAPIWATETVLESQPSGAQP; encoded by the coding sequence ATGGCTTATAGCTTCTCCTCAAGGCGCTTAGTCCTGCTTCTCTCTCTCCTATTCTTGGGCACCACTCTGGTCCTCGGCCACGCCCAAGAGGGCGGAAAGCTCCAGGAAATGGAGGTGCTGGGAGTGACAGCCGATGGTCGTGGGCAGCCACGCATCCTGCTGCGCAGCAAGAGCGACAAACGCGGGCTGACCATGGTCATTGGCCAGTTCGAGGCGGTAGGAATTGCGCTCCCCTTGGAAGGGGTGACCCCGCCCCGCCCTTACACCCACGACCTGATCCTGGACCTCTTCCGTCGTTTCGATATCACGTTGGTCAGGGCGGTGATAACGGAATTGAAAGAGAACACCTATTACGCCAACCTTGTCCTCCAAGTGGACGGACGTGAGGTGCTCGTCGACTCCCGACCGAGCGACGCCGTCGCCCTGGCTCTGCGAATTGACGCACCGATTTGGGCGACAGAAACGGTCCTCGAGTCACAACCGTCAGGGGCACAACCGTGA
- a CDS encoding NTPase encodes MARVHLITGRPGVGKTSLLLSLLKTLPGKKGGFYTREIREGGQRVGFQVTDLAGPEGVLAHVRFAGPPRLGRYGVDLKTFEAIGVQAVIRALQDADLIIIDEIGKMELYSSLFEMSLFKVLEAPQPFLATILAKAHPVADRIKAHPEVRLHQLTSSNGQKVAHVITMDLCRQLGR; translated from the coding sequence ATGGCCCGGGTACACCTCATCACAGGTCGTCCAGGTGTGGGGAAGACGTCCCTGCTCCTCTCCCTTCTAAAGACTCTCCCTGGGAAGAAGGGAGGGTTTTACACGCGGGAGATCCGCGAAGGGGGACAGCGGGTCGGGTTTCAGGTCACCGATCTCGCCGGTCCCGAAGGGGTCCTGGCCCACGTCAGATTTGCGGGACCGCCTCGGCTCGGACGGTACGGGGTCGACCTCAAGACCTTCGAAGCCATCGGGGTCCAAGCCGTCATCCGCGCCTTACAGGATGCGGACCTCATTATCATCGACGAGATTGGCAAAATGGAGCTTTATTCTTCCCTCTTCGAGATGTCACTCTTCAAAGTCCTGGAGGCCCCGCAACCCTTCCTGGCCACGATCCTCGCAAAGGCCCACCCGGTCGCGGACCGGATCAAGGCCCACCCGGAGGTGCGGCTGCATCAGCTTACCTCGAGCAACGGACAGAAGGTCGCCCACGTGATCACGATGGATCTCTGCCGGCAGCTTGGAAGATGA
- a CDS encoding DUF2203 domain-containing protein, whose amino-acid sequence MATRHFNVEDANALLPELRVILEHFEARRRELEERQQALEAIRQQAGENGHRLAGEEFQRLKRETEFILEECSTAIKKIEALGCLLKDPQLDLIDFPSMRDGQEVFLCWKPDEAEVGFWHGLTEGFAGRKPIGSHSSS is encoded by the coding sequence ATGGCAACACGGCACTTCAATGTCGAAGACGCCAATGCCCTTCTCCCAGAGCTTCGGGTCATCCTGGAGCACTTCGAGGCCCGGCGTCGGGAACTAGAGGAACGACAGCAGGCCCTGGAGGCGATCCGCCAACAGGCTGGCGAAAACGGCCATCGACTGGCCGGAGAGGAATTCCAGCGCCTGAAACGAGAGACCGAGTTCATCCTGGAAGAATGCAGCACCGCGATCAAGAAGATTGAGGCTCTTGGATGCCTCCTCAAGGACCCCCAGCTGGATCTGATCGATTTTCCCTCCATGCGAGACGGCCAGGAGGTCTTCCTGTGTTGGAAGCCGGATGAGGCAGAGGTGGGGTTCTGGCACGGCCTGACCGAAGGCTTCGCAGGACGAAAGCCGATCGGGTCCCATTCTTCCTCCTGA
- a CDS encoding ThiF family adenylyltransferase codes for MTADQTMEFLRQLDLVSPDTLDLPIHLIGCGGIGSFTALVLSKMGVQHLHLYDPDGIEEHNLPNQLFRLRDVGRSKVEALQEILQEFAGTPVEVQPVEVEAQRMAGVVISGVDSMRARKAIWLRSIRYRAGVLRYLDARMGGEVARIYAVNPTDPGDIRFYEKSLYDDEETEALPCTAAAIVYSGFAIASLIGNLVKRLATGEDLPREILFDLKTLTLLTSSNERC; via the coding sequence GTGACAGCCGACCAGACCATGGAGTTCCTGCGACAGCTGGATCTGGTGAGTCCGGACACCTTAGACCTTCCAATCCACCTCATCGGCTGCGGCGGGATCGGTTCCTTCACCGCCCTCGTCCTTTCCAAGATGGGCGTGCAACACCTCCATCTGTACGACCCCGACGGGATTGAGGAGCATAACCTGCCGAACCAACTGTTTCGCTTAAGGGACGTGGGGCGGTCGAAGGTCGAGGCTCTCCAAGAGATCCTCCAAGAATTTGCCGGAACTCCGGTCGAGGTCCAACCGGTCGAGGTGGAGGCCCAGCGCATGGCAGGGGTTGTGATCTCGGGAGTCGACAGCATGCGGGCACGGAAAGCGATTTGGCTACGATCCATCCGGTACCGCGCCGGCGTCCTGAGATACCTGGATGCCAGAATGGGTGGAGAGGTGGCCCGGATTTATGCCGTGAATCCCACCGACCCCGGCGATATCCGATTTTACGAAAAGAGCCTCTACGATGACGAGGAGACAGAGGCCCTTCCCTGCACGGCAGCTGCCATCGTTTACAGTGGCTTTGCCATCGCGAGCCTCATCGGTAATCTGGTCAAGCGGTTAGCGACCGGTGAGGATCTGCCCCGCGAGATCCTCTTCGATCTTAAGACCCTGACTCTACTCACCAGCTCAAACGAGCGATGCTAA
- a CDS encoding MoaD/ThiS family protein codes for MTTGLLEKEQTVAVKVVMMGKNVTTFVGKNPLSLGELLQEVGTNGNTEVRVNGVAVDKSHPLASGDMVLIVPKIRGG; via the coding sequence ATGACGACGGGACTCTTGGAAAAGGAACAGACGGTTGCCGTGAAGGTGGTCATGATGGGGAAGAATGTCACCACCTTCGTTGGAAAAAACCCTCTTTCCCTCGGCGAGCTTTTGCAAGAGGTGGGGACCAACGGGAATACGGAAGTGCGGGTCAACGGCGTCGCCGTCGATAAGAGCCACCCGCTGGCCAGCGGGGACATGGTCCTCATCGTCCCCAAGATCCGCGGCGGCTAA
- a CDS encoding cytochrome c: MGGGITREGTWVGPGAFLFISFLMAAQGSAGVIDERQALMRAIGDDLQAIWDGLARGDGGAVEQGATRIAVQAACLSTLFPPDSFHPPSRAQPAIREEFHAFEDLALKLKKAAEGLAASARHGTLAEVQPHLTRLVRTCRQCHRSYIEPY, from the coding sequence GTGGGCGGAGGAATCACGCGTGAGGGAACGTGGGTGGGTCCTGGGGCCTTTTTGTTTATCAGTTTTCTGATGGCGGCGCAGGGATCCGCAGGCGTGATCGATGAACGGCAGGCCCTCATGCGCGCGATCGGGGATGACCTTCAAGCGATATGGGATGGGTTGGCCCGGGGAGACGGCGGAGCAGTGGAGCAGGGAGCAACACGAATAGCAGTGCAGGCCGCCTGCCTCTCCACGCTGTTTCCCCCCGACAGTTTTCACCCTCCCAGCCGAGCACAGCCAGCGATCCGCGAGGAGTTCCACGCGTTCGAGGACTTGGCTCTGAAACTCAAAAAGGCAGCAGAGGGCCTTGCGGCGTCGGCCCGTCATGGGACGCTGGCTGAGGTCCAGCCGCACCTCACGCGGCTCGTGCGGACCTGTCGTCAGTGTCACCGGAGCTACATCGAGCCCTACTGA